From Calliphora vicina chromosome 3, idCalVici1.1, whole genome shotgun sequence:
ttaacgatgtcgtagaatccaatcattgtcggaatcggttttgaaaacgacaaaaaagataaatttgacttatgaaatccaatgtaattttttgtttaatcggtaaggaatttaattctagatcgaatataaaaccgatAATTTTCGATTTCACGAAaccaatgtactttttctgtcgttttcaaaaccgattccgacaatgattggattctatgacaaccccgattcAATTAAATGGCTTCTCTAATAATGTGAAAAGGTCAAAAGCACAGTAAATAACAAAGTTAGTGAGTAGAAATAATGTTGCTATAGGTTAGTTACTCTCGAAAGTTGTTCTTCGATTAATAAACATACATCATTTCAAATCGAACATTTTATAGCAAATGCCGAAAGATCATAAAATAACACGAAGTATTggttgtataacttaaaaatgctggactttttcgaatttgttcgcttttattttgagacatttgtacaatataaacttaTTCAAAGCATTGGCCATTTTTAGCTATATATAACctattcccatctttctggcaagaTATGAATTCCacgccaaaataactgctcatcttttgaggccaatttcggatactctgttctgcaGTGAAGCGTGTCCCCGAGATCTGCatcaatcaaaacaaatagtagtcggacggggcaataAGGCGGGTGGGGCAAAACTTCctaaccacttctttctaaatagattttaacaggtattgcaacatgtggccgagcgttgtcataatggcGTTTTTCTaacaatgctcgcttcaaacgaaccAATTACATTCGGTAtatgttccctgtgatggtatgTCCAGATTTCTTTTGGTCCAACCAAATATAGCTTCATGGATATTTtactttggtgttgattcgactggttggccgggttttatatacgatctcttaagcttcgagttatcgtaactGATCACTTTTTCTTCTCAATTAATGATTCGGCGCAAAAATGagttttatagcgttcaagcagcatttcggacatgcaaagtcGTCTATCAAagtatctcggcttcaattcgtatggtaaacAATTCTcttgtttttggatgaatcctgatgctcgcaaatcttttgaaattgctgcatgATTAGATCCCAATGATTATGCAAGCTTTTGTAGAGTTTGATAACAATATTCATGccaccaattcttggtcttcaaatttgttTCGCTGGCCTGGAAGagctttgtcttccgtgttatAATCACTGAACCGCACAAGCCGTCTCTCGCACGTTTATGGAGCAACACATTCAccttaagctttggtgagcaatcggtccACTTCAGcgccaattttttcaaattaaaatctagGTTATGTACAAATAAAACGACATCGAAGGGATGGACTTTAGCGATCATAAAACACCAATTATACCTAGCTAGCTCCATTCGTtggggccctatcgtgtttttaaCAGACAGAACCTAAAGTTTATACTTTACCGCCCATATAACCCctatttcagaaaaatataaatgaataccCACATAGAGATGTTGGGTATACAAgaatcggcacagccgaatataatacTCATACTtgtatcttttttaaaaaaatacgctttaaacaaaaatcgattgtttaaatcagaaaacatcGATTTTAGTCGATAAGGTTCGACTCTTTCTCTCttgtatttatttacacaaaatcatatcaattatttctgtatTCTGAGTgtctctataaaaaaaatgtttgtctaaagagccacttttaaataaatagatcTGTCGAATGATGAGTTTCCATGAATGAATCTGAGACACCCATTACCTCATAAGAAAATCTGGTTGTTTCAAATTGTAAACAACGGATGAGTATCCAGATAAGTATCCTGATGTTTACTTCTTGGGTATCGCAATGGGATcagatttgaatggacccaagtgatcTGCTTAATGAGTGGCTGCccagtaaagaaataatcaagaataggGGACTCAATGGTACAtattatgataccaaaaaagAGAACTAAACCGAACTAAGGattactttttcgttcttcaaaatggtaCACATGAAtctgaatgagttagaattcACAAAAGCAGACTTTATTGGTACCTCTCtttagcattttctataataatgcaCATCGAATCATGATGCTGattagaaatacaaaaaatgtgggtctttatggtactttttttattctaataatacgTTCCGAATGAGCTAGAATCCACATTACAATGAATCAATAAACATGCAACTAGAGACATGTTATACTGAATTAGTATTAATTCACTAAGgaagacttaatagtactatttatgggggtggcgaagcgcaccgatTCAGCTAgtactccatacttttatcagatatttgaaaacaactaagtctttgttacaaaaattttgcattattttgttttaattaaataaataaacagtcatTTGAAGTTTATTAGTGAGGAAATACTCGTatgatcaaatttttaaatgagtttgtgTCATTCTTTATTAACAGGTTTCATTGCCTAGCCTGCCAATCTTGTACATTtcaccaacaaaaatttaattttacagaaACGAAATATgtacatgtaaaatttccattcaaaggACTCGCTTGAGATATAGAAACCATACcttaaaaactgagtgattttcatacaaatccatataaatatataaatatcttTGTATATCtatcttttctttttttaatacttggaccagaaagagatttaaaggtggaaaaccggtaaaattggtacctttagttcttaaacaatcaagaataaacggctgcaccgatttgattgaaatttggaataTAGATATTTCGTTACTTGGAAGCAATAATAGACTATATTGTTTTACTTAACTTGGACCACAAAGGGTCAAAAGAGGGCAAAATttgtaccacccatacaaagtaaatagtaattttcgaatatctgcaaaactaaaattgtgactatcttcaaactttatacgaatcaatttcgtatcactgtttgaagtttaactaaaaatgggacggatcggaacagggggtgtgacacctcacatacaatgtaaatatatggtgaactataattgtggaagtcttgaaatttagtccgaatagcacccttatcattttacatggttggctgaaaatgggcggtattaaattagtgggcgtggcacctaccatacaaagtaaatagttatttttgaatatctggagaactgtaaatgtgaaaggcttcaaactttatatgagttaatttcttatcagtgcaagaagttaataaaaaaatgggaaggatcggaaatcggggtgagtcacctcttactacaaagtaattagttatttctaaatatcttgagatctataattactagattcttccaactttgtccgaatagctctcttatcattttacatagaatagctgaaaatgggcggaagTGGATAAGTGGGATaagtattttcgaatatctgcagaactattattgcgacagccttcaaactttatacgaatcaatttcttatcagtacatgaagtttatccaaaaatgggacggatgggAACAATTTCTGTCATAGCAGGACACtggcatcaacgtaatttacacaaagtttaaagactcttacaattagattcacttgatattcgaatatttatagaattccggtattaattatattcatttatttgcttataaaatcttttcacatttttttattttacttcgacaggggtagcgaagcgcaccggaagcgctagttttaaatataaaatgttcgTCCCTATTTCTAAATTGGGCCATAagtaaaaggaaatatttttacttatcTTTTTGAGTTtatcttgaaaaaaattatattttttactaaaatcaaattatgcagatgaaaattaaattttggctATATTTAATATATCTAAAATCAATGAATTACAAAATTACATTGTTTTAAATCTATTACACTGGAAAATATAACCATACgagtatcaaaaaaaattagaatattAACTATTAAATGTGAAAAATGACACGCAAAATGAAAAGCAATGGAATTTTAAAAagcatttgtttaaataaataataaaactttaaaaaaaatgaaacaaacatGATAAATGCATAcacaaaatgataataaaagtACAATTCTAAAGGGTATTCAAActagaacaaacaaaaaaaaaataataaaaaaaaatcaaaagaaaatagaaacaaaaaagaaactgcaaaaaataatattaaaaaaaaatcaagcttACCATCATCATCTTCGTTTAGTAAAGGATCGAAGGCTTCTAAAACGCTTACACGGGAACTAAAAAGAAATTTACAGAGTGTAAGGGAAAATAtagatttataaattattttttggttaaataaaAAACCACTTACTCATCTTCATGCGATAAATCAATTAAATCCAAGCCTGCAGCTTTGGGTTTGCGTGCGGGAGGCGTCTGACGTCTAAAATTGTTTTGGCCATTACTTTGTGTAGATGTAGCGGAAGTATTTAAGGGTTTGGaatgtaaatgattaaaactaATGCTGCTTGAAGGTAAATCAGAGGAATTAACTGCATGATTGGAAAGTTGATTATTCATGTTGTGAACACCAGATGCCAAGGAGGAGGCAGAAACAGACGATGCGGATGAGCTGGCAGAAGCCAGGTTAGTGGGATAATAGTGGTGTTGAGTGGACTGGGCTACCATATTGTATTGGAAACCATAGGGATTTGGATATTGTACTGGGGCAGTATAAGGCACACCAGCTGCTTGAACCATTACGGGCGGTGTTTGAGGATAGTAGGAGGCTCCTCCCTGTATGGGTGCCATAAAGCCCATAGGCCGTGGTCCATATACGGGCGCCGTATATGGGGGTTGTGACATACTGTACAATTTTTGCAATTCATCATGAGTAAGTGGTACTTTTTGTTGCTGGGGTGGCGGTGTGAAGGGTACCAATTGCATGCCAGCAGCACCTGCTGCTGTGGTCACACCATACTGAGCTGGTGGCTGTACTGCAGCAGCGCTGCCCGCATACATGGCAGCTGCTGGTGTAGCTGTTGCTGGCGCATGATAACCCGGATACATGGGTGCTGCTGCTGTAGGACCCAAAGGCACTAAGGCTGTTTGTGGATTAGTGGCTTGTAGCTTTTGTAAATCCTCTATCAGCTGTTCGAAGGACGAACTCTCTGGCTTCTTTGAGGTTGGACTAGCAAAATTGATCAAATCATTTTCCGCAATTGTCGTAGAGGCGGGTGGTGTCTTTGAACGCTCTACATCCGTTAGCAAAGTCGACGGCGGCACATTATGCGTTATTTCCGAATGACGTCGTTGTGGCTGGCTTGGCTGGGGCGGTGGCAATGACACGCCATATTGTGAGGACGTTGATGTTTCCGCTGAATCTCTGCGAGCAAAGTGCTGACGCCGAATTTGAGCATAGTTGCGATTTTTGGCCTCCTGCTGCACAGACTGGGTATAGGCTATGCCATATTTTTGGCAACGTTTAAATTCCTCCAAGGCTTGTTGTTCTAAACTTAAGGCGGTTGCCTTGGCCAAATCTTcttgaaattgtttttcataATCAATTTCGGCTTGATTAGACATGGTTTGTGGGTTTTACACAATATTGGCTCAATGGTGGTGGTAAAGGTAGGATTCTAATGGTaagaaaaaagcaaacaaaacaaaaaattttaattaatttttaattgttatgaAAGAGGTAGGTAGATAATGTTTTATTTCTGGACGCAACTTGTGCTTTGTTAGTCTTTTTGCAAATGGCCATTGTaatgtattttcaattaaatttttcttttctttttttggtattttttaacattatctaCGACCTGGTTTGTAGGGACTACATAATCAACTTTTGTGTTGGTTATTGTGTGTGgctgtttttgttgtatgaTGTGATATCgataataaagtaaaatttttatctttgctTTGTTGATGGTGATaatgaaattgttattattgttttttttttgtttgtttataaatgcatttattttttttttgattaaacaaatgaaatcgtagacagaaataaaaaattctttattcggtttatttttaacaattttgaagtAAACGAGAATAAACAAAGTCATTAACGTTCAACACCACACATGCTCCTGACAAAAAGGCAGCTAAAATATAGTAtcgaattataaaaattaacaaaataaacattccTTTTATACACAACAAGGTACATATTGTACctaatttttgttgtatttgaaCAATTACAAGATGGGTGCTGCAGAGCACCTAAAAATGAtctgaaatatgatttaaaattagaataatcaaattgcatttttcagaaattaatagtaccttttaaaagtttcagtttttttcggATTAATTTGAATTAGTGAATGGTATGAAAAGCTAATAATCGATTTTCGACTTTTCGATCAACCATTTTCATTTCGATTTTTACAGTCGATTAACGAacccaataatcgattttttaatgaaCAATTTTGGAACTATAGCAAATGACCCATATACGCTATAACTAcggattaaaatcatttttggaaGAGTATTAtaaccatagagaaaacacatagagcggaaactctgctgtcaaaggttcctgacaactgagttaggtatttgacaggagagtttccgctctatgtttattCTCTATGATTATAACTCCTTTATGTTGAAGTGCTCATTTTATAAACCTTAACggcaaacatttgaaaattttattgaaaaaatttcgtagtactttttataaaaacttcttaaggttgaaaaaatttcgcattaaaaaatattttccaatgtcagctgaagattaatatattgaaaattttaatgaaagctAAAAACGTAGACAATACTAAAAATTCAGGAATTTTAATTCTATTTCGATTAATcattatcaaaaatcgatttcagcATAAAAATCGGAGTATATAAACGATCACGAAATAATCGTTTTTAGACCCGATTTAAATCGATTTTCGACCATAATCGTAATCGATTTACCATTCACTAGTTTGAATAATGACTTTTCGGTCGAATATTACATTCGGATTCGGTTTGACTCTACAGAATAGTTtgatatattttctaataaaaacctaattttgatacttatttataaatttattttattttcattaaatttattttttctgtttatgTAATAGCTTTTAATTTAATAGCTTCAGTCctttatattctaaaaaatgaGTGATTGGAAATAATATCATAATATTCTAAAGTTAGTAGTTATATAAACATTAtgaattcatttatatttaagcTTAAGTTCCTCCATAGTCAGCCTCTCCTTCATTTCCATTtctagtatttttaatttttctctgcTATTTAATtgatgtatttttatattttctttgctGCTCAATTCTTTTTCTTTCAATTGGATTCtcttttcttttattaacaATTCCATCACTTTTAGTTTGTCTTTTATGCGTAACTCTTTCACATCAACACCCATTTCTTCACATTTTATGCTGAATTCAGAGTCATTCATAGGACAGtgatttaaattaatcaaattcgGCTTAATTACAAGCATTTCAGGCTCAGGTATTTTGCTAGTAGTGGGAAAATTATCATCATCAGATTTATCTGTTGTATTATCGCTCTCAATTGTTATTGAGTCAAACGTATTGTTGGGCTCAGACTGAAAGCATTCGTCTTTGACGGGAAGTTGTATTACATGGTGGCCAAAAATTTGCTCTAGTTCATGGTAATAGCCGCACTTTTTTAACACCATACCTAAAATTGCAACAAAGTTAGGTAGTCTTTAATgtttaatattacaaaatatctACTTTTAGTATCTTCATTATCCAGTACCCCATTTGTCTCACTTTCAAAATCCCTAGCTCTATAGAAGCTATACCTCATGTTTTTTACTTTAGAACGCACCGTCTTCCATTGAATGTTCAAATTGCTTTCCTTGCAAAAACGCCGATAAAATAACTGAGAAGTTGGCTTCTGAAAACTATTGAAtagaatatacatttttatgtgTACATAATAGAAAACACAAACCTCCACATCacgattgtttaataaaaactcTATGAGTGCCTTTTCTTCTGCCACTGTCCATTTTTTAATAGGTTTGAGTCTAACGCGAGTTTGTTTTAACTAAAAcgtaaaaaaattgcattaaaagtTAACATTCATTCAACTCAAAAGAATTATACCTGATTGTTATGGtttatattcattttattttgcatttgaaaatctgtttaattattatttttgtacaaaatgcTTTAGAAATGTTCCATTTGTTTTTCcacttgttatttttgttaatgtaTGTAAATCACTGTAGACTGATATCTTTTGAAAAATAACACTTAACAGGTTTAACGAACTGAGATGCGCAGTGTTATTGTGTTATGTTATAATCGGTGTTACCATATGGCaagtttttccttattttttgcAAGCATTTTGAAATGCAAAAAAGTTGCTTGCATTAAGTTAAATAAcacttaaaccgttcaatataaaaattctcaaaaatacgtaaatttattcaaataatgtacaaattcattaaacattgaAATATTGGCCTGTtgctcggtatttataaatttatccacttaTTCCGGAAAGCCTCCCATTAAAGACTTTATAGTTGCTTTCGTTACTTTTTTGGAGGTGGTGAATACCTACTGTTACAAGACCtttccacaggccgaagttctggacagttgtgtagatttgcctcccgtggtaaaaaatttacattattttatttatagattttttggtaattattcgaactttttatatatataatttgaaagtaaatttttaattaggcttaagttcatttttattacaatttatttgtaataattcaaagaatatcactgaatactaaaattttagacaattggtattcagtgatattctttgaat
This genomic window contains:
- the LOC135955019 gene encoding uncharacterized protein LOC135955019 is translated as MQNKMNINHNNQLKQTRVRLKPIKKWTVAEEKALIEFLLNNRDVEKPTSQLFYRRFCKESNLNIQWKTVRSKVKNMRYSFYRARDFESETNGVLDNEDTKSMVLKKCGYYHELEQIFGHHVIQLPVKDECFQSEPNNTFDSITIESDNTTDKSDDDNFPTTSKIPEPEMLVIKPNLINLNHCPMNDSEFSIKCEEMGVDVKELRIKDKLKVMELLIKEKRIQLKEKELSSKENIKIHQLNSREKLKILEMEMKERLTMEELKLKYK